The following are from one region of the Endozoicomonas sp. 4G genome:
- the brxD gene encoding BREX system ATP-binding protein BrxD, translated as MSISQQRSQDIIDALRRGTVPQYGLDALAVGLGSFEAALDEELQKVTRGSAVFKAIRGEYGSGKTFTSRWLREKALGLGFACAEVQISETETPLHRLETVYRRLLERLCTSDAPSGAFRNIIESWFYTLEEDVLAQQDIDPDDIETLVAATDELMEKRLGEVMRSAPAFALTLRAYRRALVEGQEEIADGLLAWMAGQPNISAQVKRYAKIKGDIDHFGALSFLQGILTILKDSGHPGLLVVFDEVETLQRMRGDVRDKSLNALRQLMDEVDSGRFPGLYLVITGTPAFFDGPMGVQRLAPLAQRLAVDFATDARFDNPRAVQIRLKGFSLESLEEVGRKVRDLFAGISNSEARVLSRADDSYIELLARNVTGNLGGKVGIAPRIFLKKLVGDVLDRIDLHGDFDPLQHYSLTIADSELNAIERDAKSAGSVNDIELDL; from the coding sequence ATGAGCATTAGCCAACAACGCAGTCAGGATATTATTGACGCTCTTCGCCGGGGAACCGTACCTCAATACGGTCTTGATGCTCTGGCGGTAGGGCTGGGTAGTTTTGAAGCCGCACTGGACGAAGAGCTGCAAAAAGTAACTCGGGGCAGTGCTGTATTCAAGGCTATTCGTGGTGAATACGGTAGTGGTAAGACATTTACCAGCCGGTGGTTGCGGGAAAAAGCACTTGGGCTGGGTTTTGCCTGTGCAGAAGTGCAAATTTCTGAGACTGAAACACCTTTGCACAGGTTGGAAACTGTATATCGCCGACTGCTGGAAAGACTCTGTACTTCAGATGCTCCTTCAGGAGCATTTAGAAATATCATTGAATCCTGGTTTTATACCCTTGAAGAAGATGTCCTTGCTCAGCAGGATATCGATCCTGATGATATTGAAACGCTGGTAGCAGCTACTGATGAGCTAATGGAAAAACGGTTGGGTGAAGTTATGCGCTCTGCCCCTGCTTTTGCTTTGACACTGAGAGCCTACCGAAGGGCTTTGGTTGAAGGTCAGGAAGAAATTGCAGATGGCTTGCTGGCATGGATGGCAGGTCAACCCAATATTTCGGCTCAGGTAAAACGCTATGCCAAGATCAAAGGTGATATTGATCACTTTGGCGCTTTGAGTTTTCTTCAGGGAATTCTGACAATTCTGAAAGACTCTGGTCATCCGGGATTGCTGGTTGTTTTTGATGAAGTGGAAACCTTGCAGCGTATGCGTGGGGATGTTCGAGATAAAAGCCTGAACGCGTTGAGGCAGTTAATGGATGAGGTGGATAGTGGTCGTTTTCCTGGTCTGTATCTGGTGATTACTGGTACTCCTGCTTTTTTCGATGGTCCTATGGGGGTTCAGAGGCTGGCTCCGCTGGCTCAACGTCTGGCTGTTGATTTTGCAACAGATGCTCGTTTTGATAACCCACGGGCAGTTCAGATTCGTCTTAAAGGATTTAGCCTTGAATCACTGGAAGAAGTGGGGCGAAAGGTTAGAGACCTATTTGCCGGGATCAGTAACAGCGAAGCAAGAGTTTTAAGCAGGGCTGATGACAGTTACATTGAGCTTTTGGCCAGAAATGTGACAGGCAACCTTGGTGGCAAGGTGGGGATTGCACCTCGGATATTTCTGAAAAAACTTGTTGGTGATGTTCTTGATCGTATTGATCTCCACGGAGATTTTGATCCTCTTCAGCATTACTCCCTGACCATTGCTGACAGTGAACTGAATGCTATTGAGCGTGATGCCAAAAGTGCGGGGAGTGTCAATGATATTGAGCTGGATCTATGA